GAAGTCGACGTCCTCCGCCAAGCCGAACTGCACGTCCTGCAGGTCCTTCGGCGTCGGCGAGAGGATCGCGAGCGGTGTCTCCGGCAGGTTGACCCCTTTGTGCGAGGACACCGGGCCGCCCTCGACGACCTCGGTCTCGATGTCCTCGACCCCGCTCCCGACGACGCGGAGCACGATCCGCCCGTCGTCGATGAGGATTCGCTGGCCGCGCTGGACGTTCTCGGCCAGCGGCCGGGCGTAACTGACCTTCATCCGTCGGGCGTCGCCGACGGCGCTGTGCCCGTCGAGCGTCAGCGTTTGGCCCTCCGTCAGCACCGTCCCGTCCGCGACCTCGCCCAACCGCAGGCGGGGACCCTGCAGGTCCTGCAGCACGGCGACGACCGCGCCCTCGGCTTCCGCCACCTTGCGCAGCGTGGCCAGCCGCGCGCTGTGCTCGGCCGTCGTGCCGTGCGACATGTTGATCCGCGCCACGCTCATCCCGGCGCGGATCATCGCGCGCAGCGTCGCCGCGTCCTCGCTGGCCGGGCCGAGGGTGCAGACGATCTTCGTGCGTTGCGGGAGCGGGTTCAACGGCGGACTCCTGCGTCGACGGCCGTCGTGGACGACGGTCGATGGCGTTGCTGGAGGATGGTTCGGAAGAACGAATCCACTTCTTCCAGTTGTGGTTGAGTATAAAAGAAAGCCGCAGCAGTAGGGGCTGTGGATTGTGGATGACTCCCGACCGCGCATCGCCCGGCGGTAGCCCTCGTCCCCCAGGCGTCGGCGAACCGCAACCGCTTGTGGTGCCCGAAAGGGACCTTCCAGGGGGAGATGTGGACGGCGTCGGGAGAGCGTTGGACAACGTCCGCGGGCGGTCCGGCGCGGACTGGCGCCGGTTGGAGCAGGGATGTCGTGCTTGGGCCCGTCAGGGGCGGTACATCTTGTGGTGTCGGGACCGACCGTCCGATGTCACGGGACGTGAAGTTATCCCCATCTGACCTGTCTTATCCCCACAAAACCCACAGTTATCCACTTAATCAGCGGCCTGAACGGCCGAATCAGCGGCTTGAGATGGCGGCGGGCAAGGGTTGACCCGACGGGTTCAGCGACTGTAGAGGCGCTGCCGCAGCTGGACGAGGTCACGCTGAAGCTGGGCATCGACCTCGACCATCCGGGTGATCTTCTCCGCGCCGTGCATGGCCGTCGTGTGGTCACGCCCGCCGAGTGCGGCGCCGATCGCCGGGAAGCTCGCATCCGCTTCCTCGCGCATGAGGTACATCGCCACCTGGCGCGGCTCCGCGACGCGTGCCGTTCGGCCGCGGCCGCGAAGCTCGTCCTCGCTCACGTCGTAGTGCGCCGCCACGGCGCGGATGATCTCCGGCAGCGCCGGCGGCTCGCGCCGGATCATGAGGTCGGCCAGCGCGCGGCTGGCGGTGTCGGCGTTCAGCGGGAAGCCGTTTGACTGGGCGTAGGCGATGACCCGGTTGAGGGCGCCCTCGAGCTCGCGGACGTTGTTCTGGACCGCGGCGGCGATCTGCTCGAGCACGGCGTCGTTCACTTCGTGGCCCAGGCGCTCGTTCTTCGCGCGAAGGATCGCGATCCGCGTCTCCAGGTCGGGCGGCGCGATGTCGACCTGCAGGCCCCACTGGAAGCGCGATCGCAGCCGGTCCTCGAGGGTAGCGATGTGCTGCGGTGGGCGATCGCTGGACAGCACGATCTGCCCGTCCGCTTCGTGGATCGCGTTGAACGTGTGGAAGAACTCCTCCTGGGTCGATTCCTTGCCGGCGATGAAGTGAACGTCGTCGATGAGGAGCATGTGGCAGGCGCGGTACGCGGCGCGAAACGCGTCCGTGGCCTGGGTGCGGATCGCGTTGATCAGGTCGTTCGTGAACTTCTCGCTGGAGACGAGCTGCACGTTAAGGCCGCGCGACGCGGCGGAGTGGGCGATGGCGTGCAGCAGGTGCGTCTTGCCGAGGCCGACGCCGCCGTAGATGAACAACGGGTTGAACCGCTGAGCCGGGTGCTCGGCCACGGCCTGCGCCGCGGCATGGGCCAGCCGGTTGCCGGCGCCGACGACGAACGTGTCGAAGCGATAGCGCGGGTTCAGGATCGTCGAGGTGGTGCGGAATGCCGAGCCGGTGCTGGCCGGGAGGGTCGGCTGCTCGAAGTGGTTCGCCGAGGGCTGCGGTTCGCGCACCGGCCCGGCGCCGGCGGCGCCGAGGGAATCGACGGAGTCGACGACGAACCGCCACGCCACGTCCGGGCCGGCCACGGTGGCGACGGTGTCCCGCATGGCGCCGCCCAGACGGCTCGTCAGCCAGTCGTGCGTCGCCGAGTTCGGAACCGCCACCACCAGCGTGTCGCCGTCGAGCTCGAGCGCTCGGGTGTGCTTCAGCCAGGCGTCGAAAGTCGCCCGGGTCATCTGAAGCTGCAACGCGGTCAGGACGCGCTGCCACACGTCTTGGGCGGTTGTCGGGAGGAGCATGGGGGCGGACCCTTCTGGCGTCGACCGGTGGGATGAGCGGTGGGAACGGCGCACCGGGCGGCAAGTCCAAGCGGCGCGGCAAGACCCAATGGGCACAGCAAGACCAAGAGGCACAGCAAGACCAAGAGGCACAACAAGGTCGAGCGGCGCGCGAACACGGCGACGCTCACGGCGCACCCGTCGGGTACGCTCGACCGTCCAACGGGTCAATGCACATGTCGGGCTGTGGCTGATGCGCTGGCGGAAGCCCGGCACCGGCCGACCGCCCGGGCCAACGATCCTCACCAGCGGATCGGGGCGATTCTAGCCGCCGGCCGGCGCGCTCCGCAAGTCCGCCGACGTGTGACAAAAGCATCGAACGTTTGTGCTTACCCACATCTAGTGTCTTCGGCGATCGTTCACATACCGGATGCGGAAATTCTGGCGACAGTACCTCCCGGCCCCAAAAAGTGGTCCGGAAACTTTAAGAATCATTCACATGCAAGGGGTGGCCCGCGAAGCCGTCCCGCCGTCGACGCCGACATCCAGCCTCGCCGCACGTCGTCGAGCGACGCTCTCACCCGCTACTCAGGAATGTCGCCCCACGCGGCAGACGATCGGTCTATAATCGCGCGCTTGTCCCCGACCGCCGATCGCCGTGTCGTCAGACCGACGCGGCGCCCGCGCGTGCGGGGTGTCTGTTTGGGTTCCACAGTCACTGCGATCCGCGATACCAGGTGGGGGAGCGCCCATGAAATCACAGCCAGCCCAGGACCGAGAAGTGATGATCCAGGCCGAGCACCTGGCTCGTTACTACGGTCCGAGCCCCGCTCTGCGCGACATCACGTTCGACGCCTACCGCGGCGAGATCGTCGGCTTCCTCGGACCGAACGGCGCCGGGAAGACGACGACGATGCGCATCCTGACCGGCTATCTGCCGCCGACGAGCGGCCGCGCCTCGATCGCGGGCTTCGACATCATCGAGCAGTCGATGGAGGTGCGCCGGCACATCGGCTATCTGCCCGAGACGACCCCGCTCTACACGGACATGACGGTCTGGAGCTACTTGGACTTCATGGCGCGCCTGCGCGGCGTCGCCAACCGCAACGATGCGGTCGAGCGCGCCATGAGCCGGGTGAACCTCGACGACCGCGCCGACCAGGTGATCGGCCAGCTCTCGAAGGGGCTGCGCCAGCGCGTCGGCATCGCTCAGGCGGTGCTGCATGATCCGCCCGTCGTCATCCTCGACGAGCCGACGATCGGCCTCGACCCGCGCCAGATCCAGGATGTCCGCAGCCTCATCCATGAGCTGAAGGGCAACCACACCGTGATCATCTCGACGCACATCCTCTCGGAGGCCGAGCAGCTGTGCGACCGCGTCCTGGTGATCAACCGGGGCGAGATCGTGGCGGCGGCGTCGCCCGAGGAGCTGCAGAGCCAGCTGGCAGGGGCGCAGGCGGTGCGGGTCGTCGTGGCGCCGAGCGTGGCGGCGCGCGAGGTCGAGAAGGCGCTGGCCGACGTCGAAGGCGTTGCCGGCGTGGCGCACGAAGGCGACGGGCGCTACCTCGTCAAGGCGACGGCCAAGGGCAACCCCCGGGCCGGCATCGCCCAGACGATCGTCGGGCGCGGCTGGCCGCTGCTGGAGCTGACGCCGATGGGCATGTCGCTCGAGCGGATCTTCCTCGAGCTGACGGCCGATGCGGACGTCGTCGACGAAACCGAAATCGAGACGGACACGGATGCGGGAGAGGAGGACGGCGATGCGTAACCTCTGGACGATCGCGCGCCGCGAGATCGCGTCGTACTTCACGTCGCCGGTCTTCTGGGTCGTCGCGACGGTCTTCATGGTCTTCAGCGGCTTCCTGTTCGGCTTCATCCTGAACAGCCCGGGCCAGCAAGCCGAGATGACGCAGCTCTTGAACCTATACAGCACCGTGATGCTCTTCGCGGCGCCGGTGCTGTCGATGAAGCTTCTGGCCGAGGAGCAGCGGACGGGCACGCTCGAGGTGCTGATGACGGCGCCGGTGAACGACTGGCAGGTCGTCTGGGGGAAGTGGCTCGGCGCGATCTGCATGTACGTCGGGTTGACGTCGCTGACGCTGGCGCACGTCGCCATCCTGCTGCGCTACGCCGAGAAGGGCATGGACTGGGGGCCGCTGCTCGCCAGCTACCTGGGCATGTTCCTCCTGGGCGCGATGCTCCTTTCGCTCGGCGTGCTCACGTCGTCCTTGACGCAGAACCAGGCGATCGCCGCGTTCGTCGGGATCATGCTCAGCATGATCCTCTGGTTTCTCCCGCTCGTGAACCAGATCTTCCCCAGCGGCGGATGGTTGGTGAAGTCGATCGGCTACATCGGCCTCTCCGATCACTTCAACAACTTCGGCCAGGGGGTCATCGACTCGCGCGACGTCATCCACATGGTCACGTTCACGATCGGGTGCCTCTTCCTGGCCACCCGAATCCTCGAGTCCCGGAGGTGG
The nucleotide sequence above comes from Candidatus Avedoeria danica. Encoded proteins:
- the dnaA gene encoding chromosomal replication initiator protein DnaA, encoding MLLPTTAQDVWQRVLTALQLQMTRATFDAWLKHTRALELDGDTLVVAVPNSATHDWLTSRLGGAMRDTVATVAGPDVAWRFVVDSVDSLGAAGAGPVREPQPSANHFEQPTLPASTGSAFRTTSTILNPRYRFDTFVVGAGNRLAHAAAQAVAEHPAQRFNPLFIYGGVGLGKTHLLHAIAHSAASRGLNVQLVSSEKFTNDLINAIRTQATDAFRAAYRACHMLLIDDVHFIAGKESTQEEFFHTFNAIHEADGQIVLSSDRPPQHIATLEDRLRSRFQWGLQVDIAPPDLETRIAILRAKNERLGHEVNDAVLEQIAAAVQNNVRELEGALNRVIAYAQSNGFPLNADTASRALADLMIRREPPALPEIIRAVAAHYDVSEDELRGRGRTARVAEPRQVAMYLMREEADASFPAIGAALGGRDHTTAMHGAEKITRMVEVDAQLQRDLVQLRQRLYSR
- a CDS encoding ABC transporter ATP-binding protein, coding for MIQAEHLARYYGPSPALRDITFDAYRGEIVGFLGPNGAGKTTTMRILTGYLPPTSGRASIAGFDIIEQSMEVRRHIGYLPETTPLYTDMTVWSYLDFMARLRGVANRNDAVERAMSRVNLDDRADQVIGQLSKGLRQRVGIAQAVLHDPPVVILDEPTIGLDPRQIQDVRSLIHELKGNHTVIISTHILSEAEQLCDRVLVINRGEIVAAASPEELQSQLAGAQAVRVVVAPSVAAREVEKALADVEGVAGVAHEGDGRYLVKATAKGNPRAGIAQTIVGRGWPLLELTPMGMSLERIFLELTADADVVDETEIETDTDAGEEDGDA
- a CDS encoding ABC transporter permease subunit, with the protein product MRNLWTIARREIASYFTSPVFWVVATVFMVFSGFLFGFILNSPGQQAEMTQLLNLYSTVMLFAAPVLSMKLLAEEQRTGTLEVLMTAPVNDWQVVWGKWLGAICMYVGLTSLTLAHVAILLRYAEKGMDWGPLLASYLGMFLLGAMLLSLGVLTSSLTQNQAIAAFVGIMLSMILWFLPLVNQIFPSGGWLVKSIGYIGLSDHFNNFGQGVIDSRDVIHMVTFTIGCLFLATRILESRRWR